One region of Carassius carassius chromosome 41, fCarCar2.1, whole genome shotgun sequence genomic DNA includes:
- the LOC132123575 gene encoding CAP-Gly domain-containing linker protein 3-like isoform X2, whose translation MTKEETSEVEEAQPASELISPVHEPHKKPMVHPSAQAPLPKDYAFTFFDPNDPACLEILTDPRTTIPELFAIIRQWVPQVQHKIDIIGTEILKRGCHVNDRDGLTDMTLLHYCCKAGAHGVGDPEAALRLSNQLLAQGADVSLRSCWTNMNALHYAAYFDVPELIRVLLKGSKPKVLNSTCSDFYHGTALHIAASNLCLGAVKCLLEHGANPTVRNDKGQEPAEVVPDPIDMSLDKAEAAMVAKELKQLLLDAVPLSCNLPRATLPNYDNIPGNLMLSSLGLKLGDRVVLDETKTGNLRFCGTTEFASGQWVGIELDEPEGKNDGSVGGIRYFICPPKQGIFAPVSKISKALEQTPSSVTSTPKTPRMDLSRVTGKIKKEKKEKDREKTPRKKSLSGVSLDPDGVNVEVGDQVLVAGQKQGIVRFFGKTDFASGYWFGVELEQPTGKHDGSVFGVRYFHCLPKYGVFAPPSRVQRIAGPKDPQGDGTLLKKVHQVTMSQPKRNFNAMRSPKDITSESSISRLLFCCWFPWMLRAEMQT comes from the exons ATGACTAAAGAGGAAACTTCTGAGGTGGAAGAGGCCCAGCCGGCCTCTGAGTTAATCAGCCCTGTTCATGAACCCCACAAGAAACCCATGGTGCATCCATCTGCACAGGCTCCACTGCCCAAGGACTATG CATTTACCTTCTTTGATCCAAATGATCCGGCCTGCTTGGAGATTCTGACAGACCCTCGGACCACAATCCCAGAATTGTTCGCCATTATTCGCCAATGGGTTCCACAAGTTCAACACAAGATCGACATCATAGGCACTGAG ATTTTAAAGCGAGGCTGCCATGTGAATGACCGTGATGGCCTGACGGATATGACTCTTCTCCACTACTGCTGCAAAGCAGGAGCTCACGGAGTGG GTGATCCTGAGGCAGCGCTCCGGCTGTCCAATCAGCTGCTTGCTCAGGGAGCTGATGTGAGTTTGCGCAGTTGTTGGACCAACATGAATGCCTTACATTATGCAGCTTACTTCGATGTACCAGAACTGATTCGTGTTTTGCTCAAAGGCTCCAAGCCTAAAG TGCTTAACTCCACCTGCAGTGACTTTTATCATGGCACAGCCCTGCACATCGCCGCCTCCAACCTCTGTCTCGGTGCTGTCAAGTGTCTACTGGAGCACGGAGCCAATCCTACTGTTAGA AATGATAAGGGTCAAGAGCCTGCTGAGGTTGTCCCTGACCCCATAGACATGAGTCTGGATAAAGCTGAGGCTGCCATGGTGGCTAAAGAGCTGAAACAGTTGCTGCTGGACGCAGTGCCTCTCAGCTGTAACCTGCCCCGTGCCACCCTCCCAAACTATGACAACATCCCCGGCAACCTCATGCTCTCCTCTCTGGGCCTCAAACTAGGGGACCGTGTGGTGCTGGATGAAACAAAG ACTGGCAACCTCCGTTTCTGTGGCACTACTGAGTTTGCTAGTGGGCAGTGGGTTGGTATTGAGCTGGACGAGCCAGAGGGCAAGAATGATGGGAGTGTGGGTGGTATCCGCTATTTCATCTGCCCCCCAAAACAAG GCATCTTCGCCCCTGTGTCAAAAATCAGCAAAGCTCTTGAGCAGACCCCCTCTTCAGTCACCTCCACCCCAAAAACCCCTCGCATGGATTTATCTCGCGTAACCGGCaagatcaaaaaagaaaaaaaagagaaagatcgTGAAAAGA CTCCAAGAAAGAAGTCTCTGTCCGGGGTCAGTTTGGATCCCGATGGAGTCAATGTTGAGGTTGGGGATCAGGTGTTGGTGGCGGGCCAAAAGCAAGGGATCGTCCGATTTTTTGGCAAGACAGACTTTGCATCCG GATATTGGTTTGGTGTGGAGTTGGAGCAGCCCACTGGAAAGCATGATGGCAGTGTATTTGGAGTACGTTACTTCCACTGTTTGCCCAAATATGGGGTTTTTGCACCACCATCCCGTGTTCAGAG AATTGCAGGGCCCAAAGATCCTCAGGGTGATGGGACCCTACTGAAGAAAGTCCACCAGGTGACTA TGTCCCAGCCGAAGCGTAATTTTAATGCGATGCGATCTCCGAAAGACATAACATCTGAAAGTTCCATATCCAG GTTGCTCTTCTGTTGCTGGTTTCCTTGGATGCTGCGTGCAGAGATGCAGACATAA
- the LOC132123575 gene encoding CAP-Gly domain-containing linker protein 3-like isoform X1 has product MTKEETSEVEEAQPASELISPVHEPHKKPMVHPSAQAPLPKDYAFTFFDPNDPACLEILTDPRTTIPELFAIIRQWVPQVQHKIDIIGTEILKRGCHVNDRDGLTDMTLLHYCCKAGAHGVGDPEAALRLSNQLLAQGADVSLRSCWTNMNALHYAAYFDVPELIRVLLKGSKPKVLNSTCSDFYHGTALHIAASNLCLGAVKCLLEHGANPTVRNDKGQEPAEVVPDPIDMSLDKAEAAMVAKELKQLLLDAVPLSCNLPRATLPNYDNIPGNLMLSSLGLKLGDRVVLDETKTGNLRFCGTTEFASGQWVGIELDEPEGKNDGSVGGIRYFICPPKQGIFAPVSKISKALEQTPSSVTSTPKTPRMDLSRVTGKIKKEKKEKDREKTPRKKSLSGVSLDPDGVNVEVGDQVLVAGQKQGIVRFFGKTDFASGYWFGVELEQPTGKHDGSVFGVRYFHCLPKYGVFAPPSRVQRIAGPKDPQGDGTLLKKVHQVTMSQPKRNFNAMRSPKDITSESSISSRLLFCCWFPWMLRAEMQT; this is encoded by the exons ATGACTAAAGAGGAAACTTCTGAGGTGGAAGAGGCCCAGCCGGCCTCTGAGTTAATCAGCCCTGTTCATGAACCCCACAAGAAACCCATGGTGCATCCATCTGCACAGGCTCCACTGCCCAAGGACTATG CATTTACCTTCTTTGATCCAAATGATCCGGCCTGCTTGGAGATTCTGACAGACCCTCGGACCACAATCCCAGAATTGTTCGCCATTATTCGCCAATGGGTTCCACAAGTTCAACACAAGATCGACATCATAGGCACTGAG ATTTTAAAGCGAGGCTGCCATGTGAATGACCGTGATGGCCTGACGGATATGACTCTTCTCCACTACTGCTGCAAAGCAGGAGCTCACGGAGTGG GTGATCCTGAGGCAGCGCTCCGGCTGTCCAATCAGCTGCTTGCTCAGGGAGCTGATGTGAGTTTGCGCAGTTGTTGGACCAACATGAATGCCTTACATTATGCAGCTTACTTCGATGTACCAGAACTGATTCGTGTTTTGCTCAAAGGCTCCAAGCCTAAAG TGCTTAACTCCACCTGCAGTGACTTTTATCATGGCACAGCCCTGCACATCGCCGCCTCCAACCTCTGTCTCGGTGCTGTCAAGTGTCTACTGGAGCACGGAGCCAATCCTACTGTTAGA AATGATAAGGGTCAAGAGCCTGCTGAGGTTGTCCCTGACCCCATAGACATGAGTCTGGATAAAGCTGAGGCTGCCATGGTGGCTAAAGAGCTGAAACAGTTGCTGCTGGACGCAGTGCCTCTCAGCTGTAACCTGCCCCGTGCCACCCTCCCAAACTATGACAACATCCCCGGCAACCTCATGCTCTCCTCTCTGGGCCTCAAACTAGGGGACCGTGTGGTGCTGGATGAAACAAAG ACTGGCAACCTCCGTTTCTGTGGCACTACTGAGTTTGCTAGTGGGCAGTGGGTTGGTATTGAGCTGGACGAGCCAGAGGGCAAGAATGATGGGAGTGTGGGTGGTATCCGCTATTTCATCTGCCCCCCAAAACAAG GCATCTTCGCCCCTGTGTCAAAAATCAGCAAAGCTCTTGAGCAGACCCCCTCTTCAGTCACCTCCACCCCAAAAACCCCTCGCATGGATTTATCTCGCGTAACCGGCaagatcaaaaaagaaaaaaaagagaaagatcgTGAAAAGA CTCCAAGAAAGAAGTCTCTGTCCGGGGTCAGTTTGGATCCCGATGGAGTCAATGTTGAGGTTGGGGATCAGGTGTTGGTGGCGGGCCAAAAGCAAGGGATCGTCCGATTTTTTGGCAAGACAGACTTTGCATCCG GATATTGGTTTGGTGTGGAGTTGGAGCAGCCCACTGGAAAGCATGATGGCAGTGTATTTGGAGTACGTTACTTCCACTGTTTGCCCAAATATGGGGTTTTTGCACCACCATCCCGTGTTCAGAG AATTGCAGGGCCCAAAGATCCTCAGGGTGATGGGACCCTACTGAAGAAAGTCCACCAGGTGACTA TGTCCCAGCCGAAGCGTAATTTTAATGCGATGCGATCTCCGAAAGACATAACATCTGAAAGTTCCATATCCAG CAGGTTGCTCTTCTGTTGCTGGTTTCCTTGGATGCTGCGTGCAGAGATGCAGACATAA